The region AATCAGAAAAGATGTTAAATCATTATAAAGAAGTTATTGCAAAGGCCTACAATGCTTTCAACGAAAGAAATATAGAAAACTGTTTATCTACAATGCAGGAAGATGTACAATGGTCGAAAGCCTGGGAAGGCGGTTATATTAGCGGTCATGAAGAAATCAGACAATACTGGACCAGACAATGGGCTGAAATTAATGCAAAAGTTGAACCTGTTGGTTTTGTAGAAAGAGACAACGGAAGTCTGGAAGTTCTGGTACAGCAAAATGTAAAAGATCTTCAAGGAAGTTTAATCTTTGACGGATTGGTAAAACATGTTTATACTTTTGAAGATGGTTTGATAAAGACAATGAATATTGAGTTGGTAGAGAATTGATTGCATAAAAGATTTTATATCTGAATAATTCTAATCCACAATACTAGCTGAAGACTTAATCTGTAAATCAGCATGTTGCCAAGCATTATCAAAATCAGTTTTAATTTTTAAAGCCTCTTTTTGTTTTTTTTGCAAAGTTAAAGCATTATAAAGTCCGATTAATGCAAAACCATTTTTGGGTAAAGTTTTTAAATCTTGTTTGTAGATTTTTTCAGCTTCAT is a window of Flavobacterium crocinum DNA encoding:
- a CDS encoding nuclear transport factor 2 family protein, translated to MLNHYKEVIAKAYNAFNERNIENCLSTMQEDVQWSKAWEGGYISGHEEIRQYWTRQWAEINAKVEPVGFVERDNGSLEVLVQQNVKDLQGSLIFDGLVKHVYTFEDGLIKTMNIELVEN